In Scomber japonicus isolate fScoJap1 chromosome 7, fScoJap1.pri, whole genome shotgun sequence, one genomic interval encodes:
- the LOC128362186 gene encoding basic immunoglobulin-like variable motif-containing protein, translating to MPNTSEGQGANLSGPAEPSGTQRPTDGEENHSLLSSLARDAARVRRASSAELHLPWTCPVTHSREKFYTVCSDYALLNQAASVYRPPNKQDDGSPLVKPKSAAGGAHVGSDGDCDMEEMSSGNTKPILAWEIDTTDFNAVLTRKTRTSNVKKCSTKKMKSSDRPSRNLQDVSPHASLEEIKQRKVLDLRRWYCISRPQYKTSCGISSLVSCWNFLYSTVGAGSLPPISQEEALHILGFQPPFEEIKFGPFTGNATLMRWFRQINDNFRVRGCSYILYKPHGKHKTAGETAEGALMKLTQGLKDESMAYIYHCQNHYFCPVGFEGTPLKAAKAYRGPLPTNEMEYWILIGEPSRKHPAIHCKKWMDIVTDLNTQNPEYLDIRHTERGIQRRKTKKVGGNLHCIMAFQRVNWQKLGPWALNLENLRHDFHHSSGEQAHGSTAEETGERTSAKRLAHLGRSHSMGSQKDTSWKHMSNTTEYRQRGSPDSDLEEDITD from the exons ATGCCGAATACATCAGAAGGCCAAGGAGCAAATCTTTCTGGGCCAGCAGAACCATCAGGTACGCAAAGGCCTACCGATGGGGAGGAGAACCACAGTCTGCTCAGCTCCCTCGCCCGTGACGCTGCAAGAGTAAGGCGGGCATCCAGTGCCGAGCTACACCTGCCATGGACCTGCCCGGTCACACACTCCAGGGAGAAGTTCTACACCGTCTGCTCCGATTATGCTCTGCTCAACCAGGCTGCCTCTGTGTACCGTCCCCCAAACAAGCAGGATGACGGGTCCCCACTCGTGAAGCCTAAATCTGCAGCTGGAGGGGCCCACGTGGGATCAGATGGGGACTGTGACATGGAAGAAATGTCCTCTGGCAACACTAAGCCTATTTTGGCCTGGGAGATTGATACAACAGACTTCAATGCCGTGCTCaccagaaaaacaagaacaa GTAATGTGAAGAAATGCAGCACCAAGAAGATGAAATCATCAGACAGGCCGAGCCGAAATCTGCAAGACGTCTCGCCTCATGCCTCGCTGGAGGAGATCAAACAGAGAAAAGTGCTCGACCTCAGACGATG GTACTGCATCAGTCGGCCACAATACAAGACTTCTTGTGGGATCTCTTCTTTGGTGTCCTGCTGGAACTTCTTGTACAGCACTGTGGGTGCAGGGAG TCTTCCACCCATCTCTCAAGAGGAGGCGCTGCATATTCTGGGGTTTCAGCCGCCTTTTGAAGAAATCAAGTTTGGTCCTTTCACTGGCAACGCTACACTGATGCG ATGGTTCagacaaataaatgacaatTTCAGAGTTCGAGGTTGCTCCTACATTCTGTACAAACCACACGGAAAGCACAAGACGGCAGGAGAAACAG CTGAAGGAGCGTTAATGAAGCTGACACAAGGGCTGAAGGATGAGTCTATGGCCTACATTTACCACTGCCAGAACCACTACTTCTGCCCAGTGGGCTTTGAAGGGACGCCTCTCAAAGCAGCAAAGGCATATAG GGGCCCTCTACCCACAAATGAAATGGAATACTGGATCTTAATCGGTGAACCCAGTAGGAAACACCCAGCTATCCACTGTAAAAA ATGGATGGACATTGTGACTGACCTCAACACACAGAATCCAGAATACTTGGACATCCGTCACACAGAGAGGGGGATTCAGCGGCGCAAAACCAAAAAG GTGGGTGGAAACCTGCACTGCATCATGGCCTTCCAGAGGGTCAACTGGCAGAAGCTCGGCCCCTGGGCTCTGAATCTGGAAAACTTGCGCCACGACTTCCACCACTCCAGCGGGGAGCAGGCCCACGGAAGCACAGCGGAGGAAACGGGGGAGAGGACGTCGGCCAAGCGCCTGGCCCACCTGGGACGCTCACACAGTATGGGAAGTCAGAAAGACACCAGCTGGAAACACATGTCCAACACAACAGAGTACAGACAGCGGGGCTCCCCAGACAGCGATCTCGAAGAAGACATCACAGACTGA
- the si:ch211-201h21.5 gene encoding inosine-uridine preferring nucleoside hydrolase codes for MAKKLVIIDTDCGIDDAQAIMMALAAPNIEVLGVTCVFGNAAVDNVCQNVLRVLSVCEREQIPVFKGSGGPLVGASNPVCDHFGTDGLGDVLEDRDPRWEDKIQKEHAVNAMIRLVSENQKQVSLVALGPLTNLALAVRLDPCFPKKLKDLYIMGGNMEGKGNVSLCAEFNFAMDPESAYVVLEEFLCTTHLASWEYTCRNALKWEFFDELINQDAPAARFMKTITSKCRAYSREATMNKRDVYFGPGFVSYDAYAMAACIDGSVVTESIECPVRVELQGSIGRGMMVLDRTNSLKKSHTIFVMTKCNVAKFSQLLMESLRQPCKKSP; via the exons ATGGCAAAGAAGCTGGTGATCATCGACACAGACTGCGGCATAGACGATGCTCAGGCTATAATGATGGCCTTGGCGGCCCCTAACATTGAAGTCCTGGGCGTCACCTGCGTGTTTGGGAATGCGGCGGTCGATAATGTGTGTCAGAATGTTTTGAGGGTGCTCTCCGTCTGTGAGCGTGAGCAG ATTCCAGTGTTTAAAGGCTCTGGTGGTCCTCTGGTTGGAGCCAGTAACCCTGTCTGTGACCACTTTGGAACTGATGGACTTGGGGATGTGCTTGAAGATAGAGATCCACGATGGGAGGATAAAATCCAGAAAGAGCACGCGGTCAATGCAATGATTAGACTGGTGTCTGAAAACCAGAAGCAG GTCTCCTTGGTGGCTCTTGGCCCTCTCACTAATCTGGCACTGGCTGTCAGGCTGGATCCATGTTTCCCCAAAAAGCTAAAAGATCTGTACATTATGGGTGGCAACATGGAAG gaaaaggaaatgtgtCGCTATGTGCAGAGTTTAACTTTGCAATGGATCCAGAGTCTGCCTACGTTGTGCTGGAAGAATTCCTCTGCACCACACACCTCGCATCGTGGGAGTATACATGCAGAAATGCGTTAAAATGG GAGTTCTTTGATGAGTTAATCAATCAGGATGCACCAGCTGCTCGCTTTATGAAGACAATAACCTCTAAATGCCGGGCCTACTCTAGAGAAGCCACGATGAATAAGAGAGATGTGTATTTTGGACCCGGCTTCGTCTCTTACGATGCGTATGCGATGGCGGCATGCATCGATGGCAGCGTGGTGACGGAGAGCATCGAGTGTCCCGTGCGGGTGGAACTGCAGGGGTCCATCGGTCGTGGCATGATGGTGCTAGATCGCACAAACAGCCTGAAAAAGAGCCACACTATATTTGTTATGACTAAATGTAATGTTGCCAAGTTCAGTCAGTTACTCATGGAGTCTCTCAGACAACCCTGTAAAAAGTCACCTTAA